In a genomic window of Drosophila takahashii strain IR98-3 E-12201 chromosome 3L, DtakHiC1v2, whole genome shotgun sequence:
- the LOC108055565 gene encoding male-specific sperm protein Mst84Db encodes MLHYCNDPTYDSSKFLWTMCMQVQRFGCGVPVPSSCCKTSSRSEGGSCRKPGSGCNSGSCCNSRSCCGLCGPCGQCSSGCATCCTSCCGIFPETCCGPWCESCLDPAWFSWLAPNICGSCCFACMPCCRPKCC; translated from the coding sequence ATGCTCCACTATTGCAACGATCCCACATACGACTCGTCAAAATTCCTGTGGACCATGTGCATGCAAGTTCAACGGTTTGGATGTGGAGTTCCAGTTCCCAGTTCCTGTTGTAAGACCAGTTCTCGCAGCGAAGGGGGATCTTGTCGAAAGCCCGGATCAGGCTGCAATTCCGGATCCTGCTGCAATTCCAGATCCTGCTGCGGACTATGTGGCCCCTGTGGGCAGTGCTCGAGTGGCTGTGCTACCTGCTGTACCTCCTGCTGTGGGATATTCCCCGAAACATGCTGTGGCCCGTGGTGTGAGTCCTGCCTGGATCCTGCCTGGTTCTCCTGGCTGGCCCCCAATATCTGCGGGTCCTGCTGCTTTGCTTGCATGCCCTGCTGTCGACCGAAGTGCTGCTGA